The Cylindrospermum stagnale PCC 7417 genome segment GACCACTTGGCTACTCAGCCATTTGGTAGTCCTGACGAGATTTGCACTCGCAATCTTCAGCTTGAGAGGCTAACCGGATTTTAGATTTTGGGTTTTAGATTAAAAGAATATCCAAAATCCAAAATTGATTGACGGCTTTACTCTTTGCCGACAGGACTATCACGGGAGTAACGAGAATTGTTCGCGTAGCGTGCCGTAGGCATACTCGCAACCTTTCGCTCGACAGGCGATTGCTCTAACCAATTGAGCTATACCCCCATGTTTGATATCTGTGCCTAAAGTTTTAGGGATTTGGGCACAGATGTTTGGTGAATTTGCCCATTTCTTATTCAGTTTTCAAGGTTCGGAAGATTTACTTTTAACTTTGAGAAATCATTTAGAAAAACAACCGACGATCAAGGTAATAAACTTGTCGTGTATTACGGATGTACTCTGTGGTTTTTATCTTGGCAAACTTAGAACTTTTCTTGTTCATTGCCTCTACTTCAGATGGTTTGGAAGTGTGAGGGGTTTTAGTGGGTGGGGAATTTGGTTGATGCCAACGTTTTTCCTTTCTTACCGTGTAGAACATGACTTTTGACTCTTGAGAAGCTTTGTTTTCCGCTTCATACATATATACTACATAAATACTACAAAAGTGTCAAGGGGTTTGAGAGAAAAAAAATCAAATTATCGGAAATTGTCTAAAACTGCTTCTGTACTTAGCTTTTAACCTGATAATCTCTCGCAAAAGTCAAACTACAGCTTATGATTATGTGAGTCTTTGGAAACCTGATTTGACAGACAACCACCTTCAGCGACAAAAGATTCTTGGTGTTGTCGCGATCGCCTTTTTTGTAACCGCTTGTAGTATTGCCCCAGGCTCGCCCTTAAAAAAACAGCCTAAAAGCGAACTCAATTCGGTATCTATTCCCGAAAATCCGGCAACAAACCAAGTTAACCCTCAATCACAGCCAGTAGCCAAAGTAGAAAACCTCGCTTTTAGCGTCCCAGGTAAATTTCAGGGAAAAACCGTTTATCAAGTACAACCCAGCAATAGCGATAAAGTGATCGCCCTGACTATTGATGATGGACCTTGGCCGAAAACAACCTTAGAAATGTTGGATATACTCAAACAAAATGACGTTAAGGCGACATTTTTTTGGGTAGGGAGTGCCTTAGAAGCACATCCAGAAATTGCTAAACGAGTTGTAGCTGAGGGTCATGCCATTGGCAACCATACTTGGCATCATTGGTATCGAAAGATGGATGAAGCCACAGCGAAGAGTGAAATTGAGCGCACGGCTCAACTGATCTACAAAACTACAGGCGTAAAAACATCTTTGTTTCGTCCTCCTGGCGGCTTTTTAAACAACGGATTAGCCGCTTATGCCAAAAGCCAGAAACAATCTGTAGTTATGTGGTCTTTGACTTCAGCCGATACAGATCCGCATGCGAAACCACAGGCATTTGTGAATAATGTCCTCAAAGGCGCAAAACCAGGTGCTATTGTGTTAATGCACGATGGCGGTGGCGATCGCTATAGAACGGTAAAAGCATTGCCAGAAATGATCAGTGGACTCAAACAGCAAGGCTATCGATTTGTCACAGTTCCCCAACTACTATCCATGGAAAACTAATGGGTAGGCTGCACACCTAACCCAATAGTCCGATTATTCACTCATTACAGAAGCACTGCTTTCTTGCGCCTCCCGCCAAAGTTTGTGCAGAAAGAACTCGGTGCGATCGCTCAAAGTAGTGACGAACACACCCACAGCACCCTCATTCGTCTCTGATAACCAAGAACCTTGCAGAGTGACTTCCATATATTCAGCATCGCAGGTGGACAGTGCCATGATTTCACTGTCATCTCGCTTCACCCCAACCTTAAGTGTTTCTACTCCTGGTAAATCAACAGGAAGCAAAAAGGAAGCAGTGCTGGGTTCAATGCAGACACTTTGCCCGACTCGCAGTGCCAAAATCACTCGCTGTGCCACCCATTCTTCCAGCGAATGAGTGAGACACTCTAAATAAAAGCTCCCTTCGGTGTAAGTTAATTTCAGCATTCCTTATGCTCTCCTGTTACTCCAGGTTTGCTTGCACATCATTCCAAAACTGTGTGGCGCTTTCGCGCACGGCAAAAGAAATCGCCGGGTGAAGTGGAGCTTTCGGTTTGGTACTTAGTTGCATACCAGCTTCAGCGGGAGTGCGATCGCCTTTACGGGAGTTACATCTTTCACAAGCCGTGACTACGTTATCCCAGGTGTGCGGGCCGCCTTTAGATCGCGGCTGCACATGATCTAGTGTTAACCGTTTGTTGCTACCGCAATATTGGCAACTGTGATGGTCTCGCCGCAACACTTCCCGCCGATTGACAGGGGGAACTTTCCACATCCGCTCGGTAGAAGCGATTTTCAAGCGGATGTGTTTTGGCACAAAAACTACCAAGCTGGGTGAGTGAACTTGCCAACCGCTTTCTGCTGGCAAATCCAGCGCTTCTGCCTTATCTGTTACTAACAGCACAATCGCCCGCTTGATATTGACCCGACACAGTGGCAAGTAATTTTGCGAAAACACCACCACAGATTGCTTTAACACTTGCATTGCGCTCGTCACAGCTTCACTCCTTATAAAGAAACCCCCGCTTCTTATTTAGTAGAAGCGGGGGTTAGAAATAGACCGAAAGTTCTCTGGTCTTATATTGGTACAGTGTTTCTTTTCCTGTACCCCCCGCTTCTTTTGTCTAGTTGTGGTTTGGCATTCAGCCCATTAATGCTGATATATCTAAAATCATAATGACTCTCTGTGTTCTGCCTGTGATCTCGTCCGCCGCTACCTATAAATAAATACTCCACTCCCATAGCCGCTGATTCCCAACTGAATTGGCAGTTGGTTGCAGACAAAGAAGTAGAGATGGGGTAAGCGGATTTCACAGAAAATTTCACCTATTGAATATTCCTTTAAACATACTACACTTGTATTACTATCCTGTCTATACCTTTAAGGAGAAAAAATCATGCATACAATTACTCGCACCCCAACTACCGATATGGAAGTCACCAGCATTCGCTTGGAACGGGAACTCAAAGATAAACTCAAAGAAATAGCCGGCAATCAGGGATATCAAGCGCTCATTCGCGATATCCTCTGGAATTATGTCCAGCAAAAATCAGGCGAGTGGAAACCTCGATTTTCGCGTTCCGATATTCGAGCGAGTATCGCAGCTACAGCCCAGCAAGAGGAACGCTGTGTACTAACAGGACAACTAATTCAACCACAGCAACCGATGTTATTAGGATTGACGAGGAATGGCGATATGGTGCCCCTAAGTGTCGAGAGTTTAGCTCTGTAGTTTTATATTCTAAAGCCCCCGTGTTTCCATCGCGGGGGTCAGATGCATTTGTGCATGACATCTCGAAAATTTTGCAGCATTCTGTATTTTTAACCACATAGTAATGCGTTTGCATGACAATATAATCACTTTCTGAGCAAAAGCAGCACCTTGCTCAAAGTTATCTGTGAGATATGTCAAATGCTAAAAAGTTAACTGAGAGAATATTTTCATGACAAACTTAGATTCTTCAAATTCGTATCTTGCTCAACTAAAGAGGCTAATCACTGAAGGAGACAGCATTTATGAAAATCGCAAAGTTAGTCCAGGTAAATTTGTAGATAACAGACGAAGTTTGTACGGATTAGGTGAGCCTACCAAAACACCAGATATAGAATATGTTGATTCTCAAAAGTGCGATATTTGGAAAATTCAATGTCTCTCTTTTCTAAACAAAATCATTTC includes the following:
- a CDS encoding polysaccharide deacetylase family protein — its product is MSLWKPDLTDNHLQRQKILGVVAIAFFVTACSIAPGSPLKKQPKSELNSVSIPENPATNQVNPQSQPVAKVENLAFSVPGKFQGKTVYQVQPSNSDKVIALTIDDGPWPKTTLEMLDILKQNDVKATFFWVGSALEAHPEIAKRVVAEGHAIGNHTWHHWYRKMDEATAKSEIERTAQLIYKTTGVKTSLFRPPGGFLNNGLAAYAKSQKQSVVMWSLTSADTDPHAKPQAFVNNVLKGAKPGAIVLMHDGGGDRYRTVKALPEMISGLKQQGYRFVTVPQLLSMEN
- a CDS encoding alr0857 family protein; translation: MLKLTYTEGSFYLECLTHSLEEWVAQRVILALRVGQSVCIEPSTASFLLPVDLPGVETLKVGVKRDDSEIMALSTCDAEYMEVTLQGSWLSETNEGAVGVFVTTLSDRTEFFLHKLWREAQESSASVMSE
- a CDS encoding HNH endonuclease, which translates into the protein MTSAMQVLKQSVVVFSQNYLPLCRVNIKRAIVLLVTDKAEALDLPAESGWQVHSPSLVVFVPKHIRLKIASTERMWKVPPVNRREVLRRDHHSCQYCGSNKRLTLDHVQPRSKGGPHTWDNVVTACERCNSRKGDRTPAEAGMQLSTKPKAPLHPAISFAVRESATQFWNDVQANLE